In Bosea vestrisii, the following are encoded in one genomic region:
- a CDS encoding Lrp/AsnC family transcriptional regulator has translation MSDLDRVDRLLLGLLQEDGRRTVLDLAQRVGLSPTGASQRIKRLFSEGFIRAVRAVLEPSKIGRGTLIFIEVRLDHTAPHVFDRFAEAVAKAPEIIECHMVIGGFDYLVKARIADMATFQDFLQRVILPLPGVRETHSYASIGDVKPDALLPL, from the coding sequence GGCTCTTGCAGGAGGACGGCCGCCGTACCGTGCTTGATCTTGCCCAGCGCGTCGGGCTCTCGCCGACGGGAGCGTCGCAGCGCATCAAGCGCCTGTTCAGCGAGGGCTTCATCCGCGCCGTCCGGGCCGTGCTCGAACCTTCGAAGATCGGGCGCGGCACGCTGATCTTCATCGAGGTCAGGCTCGATCACACTGCCCCGCATGTCTTCGACCGCTTCGCCGAGGCCGTCGCGAAGGCCCCCGAAATCATCGAATGCCACATGGTGATCGGCGGTTTCGACTATCTGGTCAAAGCCCGGATCGCTGACATGGCGACGTTCCAGGACTTCCTGCAGAGGGTCATCCTGCCGCTCCCCGGGGTCAGGGAAACGCACAGCTACGCTTCGATCGGCGATGTGAAGCCGGACGCGCTGCTGCCGCTGTGA
- a CDS encoding isochorismatase family protein: MTLQLDPRKTALVLIDMQKGTLAFPLAPYDRTTLIANTATLGQAFAAAGGLIATVRVAFSPDRSDLPPQAIDHPMMLPPDGFPPDWSELTPEIAALPAAVCVTKRNWSAFYGTELDLQFRRRRIETVVIGGIATNFGVESTARDAWQHGYDVIVAEDASTSVGADLHAFAITSTLPRVSRVRRVADIVAAITQAA; encoded by the coding sequence ATGACGCTCCAGCTCGACCCTCGCAAAACCGCCCTCGTTCTCATCGACATGCAGAAGGGAACGCTCGCCTTCCCACTCGCACCCTATGACCGGACAACCCTCATCGCCAATACGGCCACGCTCGGGCAGGCCTTCGCCGCAGCCGGCGGCCTGATCGCGACGGTCAGGGTCGCGTTCTCGCCCGACCGCTCCGATCTGCCGCCGCAGGCCATCGATCATCCGATGATGCTGCCGCCGGACGGCTTCCCGCCGGACTGGTCCGAGCTCACGCCCGAGATCGCGGCGCTGCCAGCCGCCGTCTGCGTCACCAAGCGGAACTGGAGCGCCTTCTATGGCACGGAGCTCGACCTGCAGTTCCGGCGGCGGCGGATCGAGACTGTCGTGATCGGCGGCATCGCGACGAACTTTGGCGTCGAATCGACGGCGCGCGACGCCTGGCAGCACGGCTACGACGTGATCGTGGCGGAGGATGCCTCGACCTCGGTCGGCGCGGATCTGCACGCCTTTGCCATCACCTCGACCTTGCCGCGCGTCTCGCGGGTGCGGCGCGTCGCGGATATTGTCGCCGCCATCACCCAGGCTGCGTAG
- a CDS encoding TetR/AcrR family transcriptional regulator — translation MEKNAKAPSRSRGLKRVSALLDGASAVFAETGYEAATMTQIAARAGASIGSLYQFFPTKEHVAAALHARHLDALAGMLDLLAGEVRGQPVQAAVDALFARFVAYLEDNPAFLAVGERRSLDPAVKKEARARLRGRIAALLGAVAPPIVEARVASLAAVTLHLIRVAALLRADDDESVRAPAIAELRAMLKSHLAERED, via the coding sequence GTGGAGAAGAACGCCAAGGCGCCGAGTCGCAGTCGCGGTCTGAAGCGGGTCTCGGCGCTGCTTGACGGCGCCAGCGCGGTCTTCGCCGAGACCGGATACGAGGCGGCGACCATGACGCAGATCGCCGCGCGCGCCGGCGCCTCGATCGGCTCGCTCTACCAGTTCTTCCCCACCAAGGAGCATGTCGCCGCTGCGCTGCATGCCCGCCATCTCGATGCGCTCGCCGGCATGCTCGATCTGCTTGCGGGGGAGGTGCGCGGTCAGCCGGTTCAGGCGGCGGTGGATGCGCTCTTTGCCCGATTTGTTGCCTATCTCGAAGACAACCCGGCCTTCCTTGCCGTGGGCGAGCGCCGTAGCCTCGACCCTGCCGTCAAGAAGGAGGCGCGCGCCCGTTTGCGCGGCCGCATCGCGGCGTTGCTCGGCGCAGTTGCGCCGCCGATCGTCGAAGCGCGGGTCGCTTCGCTCGCTGCGGTGACCCTGCACCTGATCCGGGTCGCGGCGCTGCTGCGTGCCGATGACGATGAGAGCGTGCGTGCGCCGGCCATTGCCGAGCTGCGCGCCATGCTGAAGAGCCATCTCGCCGAGCGGGAAGATTGA
- a CDS encoding Lrp/AsnC family transcriptional regulator, producing the protein MKRKALQLDAIDRQIIAILRAEGRITNQALSERVGLSARPCLERMRRLETSGLIAGYGARLSPELAGHAIIAFAQISLRDHSVGRRERVEKVLRAYPDVVELLVISGDADYLARIVAHSLAAYEELTGAWLADNQLGIARIATTFALKALKDFDGYPLLEE; encoded by the coding sequence GTGAAGCGAAAGGCGCTCCAGCTCGACGCGATCGATCGCCAGATCATCGCGATCCTGCGGGCGGAGGGCCGGATCACCAACCAGGCCCTGTCGGAACGGGTCGGGCTCTCGGCCCGGCCCTGCCTGGAGCGGATGCGCCGGCTGGAGACCTCCGGGCTGATCGCCGGCTATGGCGCAAGGCTCTCGCCCGAGCTCGCCGGACACGCCATCATCGCTTTCGCGCAGATCTCGCTGCGCGACCATTCGGTCGGCCGGCGCGAGCGGGTCGAGAAGGTGCTGCGCGCCTACCCTGACGTTGTCGAGCTCCTGGTGATCAGCGGCGATGCCGACTATCTCGCGCGCATCGTCGCGCACTCGCTTGCAGCCTATGAGGAGTTGACCGGTGCCTGGCTCGCCGACAACCAGCTTGGCATCGCCCGGATCGCGACCACCTTCGCGCTGAAAGCGCTGAAGGATTTCGATGGCTATCCACTGCTGGAGGAGTAG